ATACTCTCATCTCTCTTAATCTGGATCTGCACACTGTGTTTCTATTTACTTCTAGATCGTGAATCCCATTGGTTAATCACCACAGTATAGTGATGTAGCCAAGGATTGGAATGGTACCATCGTCTTAGGCATCTATATGTCAAAATGACGAGCCTCTTGGTTCTTTATGTTGTTTGATGCCAGCCAGAGTCCCGTGCGAGTGGCCTCGAACCAGTTCTCATAGCTGCTATACCAACAATGACGTTCGATCGAGAGGCTTTCAGTTCTATAGAAGATGCTCAGTGAGTACAACTTTCAATTCATTAGCATATCAGCTGCAGAAGAATAGATAATTAGGCTTACAGTTTTGTAGAAGATGTTCAGTTACTGATAGATAGATAACCTGACCCACTAAACTATGGTTCATTGCGCTCCACTTTCAGATGTTCAATCTGTTTGGGTGAGTATGAAGAGAAGGAAGTACTGAGAATAATGCCCAAATGTGGTCACAGTTTTCATCTCACTTGCATTGATGTATGGTTGAGAAAGCAATCTACATGCCCAGTCTGCAGGCTGCCACTGCAAGACTCCTTTAGAACAAAACCTGCAAGACCAATGACAGTGAGCAGAGATCAGTCTTTTGATGGTTCTGAGATTTCAACTGATCATCATTCTCAACACTGGCTTCTACCTGGCCCCAATCGTTCGGAGGGCAACACAAGCAACCAATCACAGCTTCAACCCATTCCAGTAAACCCCGCAGCTCAAAGAGAGATGGAAACAATACaatgattaaataaattagCTTCACTGCTGAACAGGTAGGAGCATGATTACACAGTTGGATATCCCATACTTCTGTACAAATCACTGTTTCCATATTCTTTTGCATTGGGTAGTGTAGATTGAGGCCTTCTCAACCAATGCAATGAATTCTCATAATGTTGTGGATATCTCCATAAGTTTCTGCGTCGTTCAAACTTTATATCAAATGGAAGTCTGGCAGAAACTTTGCTGCAATGAAGATCTTTTCTGGTGCTTACACCAGAATATTGAATCAAGTTAATGCAGAAACTTTCACACATTCTATACAGTTCTTGCTgcacaaacatttaaaagttcTGAGATCTTTAAATTATTCCAACTCTATAAGATTGAAATGTCAAGATACTTAGCTATGCAAAACAACGTGAAATATctcaataaaatatcacatgCAAGAAAATTTTTGGCAACTTGCATTGCAACTCTTCCGAAAACTAAAATAAGCCACATAGATATTGAGGATGCAAGGTGGCCTCGCCAATCTCATTAAACCAAAAGTTCACatcattattttctatttttgtgtAAGTGCTACAGTCACAAGGGAAACTTATTAAAAAGTAGTGTCTATATCGAGAAATGTATTGCATTAATCAAAGGAAGCAATCAAGACTactggaagaagaaaaacttaacggaatcattaataaattaaaatctttgtAGTCCCCTAAAACTGATTTTGGAGTGAGTGAATATCTTTGGAGATCAGTGGAGTGGGCCATGAGCATGATACAGTGAGTGAGACCCCGATACTCGAATATGCAATACAGTTACACAAATAAAACAGAACAGAGATGTCAACCTCAGCCTCTGTGTAGCAGCAGATCGTGCTCCAACACCCCTACTGATTTCTGTGCGCAGAAAGAGATCAGCTTTGATGTTGTCTCTTCAACAAACCAATCCTTTTATCATGCCATAGGGAAAGAGAAATAGCACAAAACTAATAACATGTTAAGACTTGACGAAGGCATGGTCAAGCCCCATCCGCACCAATACTGCTCAGACCTCTGGGTGGTAATCTAAATCGCAAAGAAACTGGCAAGAACCCTTAAACAACGCAAAGACCCTCGTTACATTACTCTTCAGCCTTGATATTGGCATAGAGATGCCATGCGCCTTCTTATGGGGATTCGGTTCCCCTATAGAGAAAGAAGATTATCAGATTGCATAAACccaaatgaatcaaaataaaaagtctGAATAAAATGCTACACCTCTATCAGAAAATTCAAATCCCTATTTGATGTATCTTTCCATAAAAGTATGTACATGCGTTCCTTTTATCTTCTGATTGACCAATGTTGCCTTAAAAACTTTCATGAATCAAGTAATTTGAGTCTAAGCCCTTCatatcaattaaattgataGAACTTGCTAGAAAGACTAAAggataaaaaggaaacaagaGAGAATAGCTTTACCTTGAAAACCTTTTTCACCAAAAACATTGGTTTTAAGACCtttctaaaattaactaaatcgAAAAAATTTTACAACTAAAAACTAAACGGTAGAAAGGAAACATAACATACTTCTTACGGACCAAGAAACTTGAGTTTAAgacttttcttaaattaaccaaataaatcaaaattaaacaacaaaagaacTAAGGGGCAATCTCGGAACTCGTTTGAAGATAGCTTAAGCTTAAAGGttgatataaattttcaacgattctaaaaagaagaatccAATTGTTAAACACATTAACAACCAAGTAAACCAAACTTAAAATACAAGATAATAGAACTTCTATGCAACAGCTATCCAAATGTGTTTTCACTAAACCTTTGTTTAAAAAGCAAGAGTGTTTTCTCATAATAACTCCAAAAAAGACATTAACTTGCCAATGATACCAATTAATAAACggaaatattaaacatagaaaatagaattaaagCAATGGACGCAGATAAGGATGATTAGAAAAGTATACAAGGTCTCATGGCTTGCTGAGATGACagaaatccaaaaattaataacagttaagaaagaacaagaacaaatcTTTTTGTATCATATATTGACATAAGCTTTGAAGGGTAGTAGAAGTGTTGAACTTCCACAACAGCATTTAATTCACAAACTCAGTAGGGCATATGTGGTGGTTTGCATTCTCATAAGCATTGCAAAGATGATCTCAAACAATACGGTCGGGgggtttcaaattttgataagCATAAGGAGAAGCAAAGAATGTGGCCAGTATGTTCCTAATGCTGAATTGCTAATCGAACCAAAAGGGCTCCGATTGCCTCAATTTGAAGTTGCATTCACAATGTTAATTGAAGAATCAAAAGATAATAGCAATGGTGACAAGACAAATTGAAATGTTGAGAGCCTCACCAGAATGCGAGTAAATTCTTCCatctcaattttcaaactaagCAACGTCTATGGCTCACGCATGAAACTGGGAAATAAGGTCCAAGGCCCGCAATCTCTCTACATGAGGATCGAAACCCTTGGGCGTGGCAGTAAAGCGATTATGAGGATGCACTCGTCTTTCCTCGGCCATAGCCGCTGCGGAGGGAGATAGCTGACGCTTAACCCGCTTGTTCTTAATAAAACAatccttcatcttctcctcAACCATTTCAATCGTACCCTTGGAATTCTGGTGGGCGTCGGCATCATCGTCGTCGCCGACCTGCATCGGGTCGAAGGCGGCGCTGGTTGCGGAGGAGAGGGAAGTTTCGTTGATGgaaggaggaggaagaggaagaggaagaggaagagattGGGGAAGGTGAGTTGTAGAAAGGAAGAGGGAGAGGTTGAGGTTTGCTTGGTGAAGAGAATTATAGATTTGGAGGAGATGGGTTGGATTAGAGGTAGAAGGAAGCTGCTTAGCCATGAAGGTTGCTTGGTCTAGAGATAGTAAAAGATCGGACAATGAAGGTGGTGCTGTTCCGTCTGCCATGGCCTCCATCTTTCTCCTTCCACTATTTATTAATGGGCAATGAATTGCAGAAGGAAAGGCAGGTAGAAGATGAgtaatgaatattaaaatctACGATTGCGTTTATAAAACCCAATTTTTTACCCTAAACACTCAATTCCCAATGCCAACCTTACACAtgataaaatatacatttgcATGCCAACTTACCTAATTAATATGCTCTAACGCAaattttttcaacattgaatATTAATCAAGCCGTAACATTATTGTAATTactgttattattttaaagtaagCATCTTCCTCTCAAACGTTTCAATGTTTAATCAAGGATTAGACTTCAAAATGGAATTAAATATCTCCCCTATATTTCACCTTTcacattattattcatttgtttttataaaatatacttgAACTTTGATCTTGGTATATATTGAAttgtgaagaaaaaacaatggattttggtgtttgtttttttgttgttagttaaaaataaatagggAGACAGAGATTAAACCTTAagcttaaaaattaaacagaGGGTGAGAAATTAGctgattatttatttgaataataatgatgCAAAGATGATTGGTTTTCATTGCGAAATATGATGATAATGATGTTGGTGTTCCAGTTGCAATTGTGATGATACAATCATGTTTTAGTATCTTCCATTGGCTTTGCTTTGGTTGTGCAGAGTTCATGGAACATGCTGAGTTTGTTACCCCTTCTTAATCTACTCCTCatgatcatttttatttcttttgctaatcttcttcatcttcatctcgTTTTAACGACAGACGAAACTTCTACAAAATTAATTCACATAATTAACAACTAaccatataaattaatatatatgtatatatatagtttagtaCCTGCAGATGACttgaaatgttttcttttctcagtCCAGGGACATTCATATGTTGAAGTATCTCCTTTGGATGagcttctaaattttaattaagaaacaaaacatttcaagttgagttaattaattagttagttatcatggaggaagagaagaaaaagaaaagaatagaatAGAATAGAATGGTGTCTTACTTTCAAGTCCCAATGCTCGAACGGTGTGCAAGAATGTATTATGCAATTGTTGAGTCCAAATCAGCTTTGGCCTTTTCATCACTTTTGTTGAATGATGAGGttgttgttttgtaattttgatcatcttctgttgttgttgttgttgaacAGGAACATGAACAATATTATCGTTATTGGGAGGTAGTGGTTGTGTAATAATTCCTTTGATAATTGCAAATTGCCATAGATTTCTTATAGTTTTCATGGTGAGCGGCTTTACAAGATGTAACATTGCTCCTTTGTATAGGCATCCCAACTTTGCAATTTCGTTATCATCATCTGACATAACTGAACATTCAAAACACAACAtaacactattttttttttcactatatTTAGTTTGCTTGCACTATGCATTACATTAGTGatatatcaaacaaaacaaaacaaattacttACTAACAATTGGCAATTTCTTCAATATCTGTTGGTCCATAACAAGCTTCTCAAGAAATTCATATGAACCCATATCAGGCAAATGGAGTTCTGTTAAAACCAGATGGAtttcattctctctttctcttacCATCCTCAATGCATCAATGGCACAACTAGCAATAACAACTGTCacccaaaacaaaattcagGGCCAATATCGAAGTTTTGAACCATCTCAAATCatctaattatatatttacctTCATATCTACACAAATCCAGCATTTTGCACACAATTTTTAGGCTTGTAGAATCATGGTCAACCACCAAAACTCTGCATACTACTACTTCACATGCTTCCCATTTTTTGGTCAATTCCATCCTCCAACAACACATATAGATGAAGAGAGTAGAACATGCGTTCAATCTCTCTGTAccatatgtttatttaaatgagAAGCCTGCTTTTGTAAGGACATTCTAATAAGTTGTGAAggaaaaaatttgcaaatttggGATGTTGTTTAATGTAAAAGAAGACTACcatataaatgttttgttttcctgTTATGAGGGGGAATGAACCTATATATCCAAGTCTACTAATAATTTTCTACCTTTATAATATTGTTACCATTTTTTAAGTGCTTCCTAAGG
This DNA window, taken from Cucumis sativus cultivar 9930 chromosome 6, Cucumber_9930_V3, whole genome shotgun sequence, encodes the following:
- the LOC101205477 gene encoding RING-H2 finger protein ATL5; translation: MTGSGMNLITTVIGFGMSATFIVFVCTRIICGRLRSAQSNTPNYEIESRLDLEQQPESRASGLEPVLIAAIPTMTFDREAFSSIEDAQCSICLGEYEEKEVLRIMPKCGHSFHLTCIDVWLRKQSTCPVCRLPLQDSFRTKPARPMTVSRDQSFDGSEISTDHHSQHWLLPGPNRSEGNTSNQSQLQPIPVNPAAQREMETIQ
- the LOC105435764 gene encoding uncharacterized protein LOC105435764 codes for the protein MEAMADGTAPPSLSDLLLSLDQATFMAKQLPSTSNPTHLLQIYNSLHQANLNLSLFLSTTHLPQSLPLPLPLPPPSINETSLSSATSAAFDPMQVGDDDDADAHQNSKGTIEMVEEKMKDCFIKNKRVKRQLSPSAAAMAEERRVHPHNRFTATPKGFDPHVERLRALDLISQFHA